A section of the Pan paniscus chromosome 7, NHGRI_mPanPan1-v2.0_pri, whole genome shotgun sequence genome encodes:
- the LOC100972823 gene encoding heterogeneous nuclear ribonucleoprotein A1-like, which produces MNARPHKVDGRVVEPKRAISREDSQRPGAHLTVKKIFVGGIKEDTEEHHLRDYFEQYGKIEVIEIMSDRGSGKKRGFAFVTFDDHDSVDKIVIQKYHTVNGHNCEVTKALSKQEMASASSSQRGRSGSGNFGGGCGGGFSGNDNFSHGGNFSGHGGFGGSHGGGGYGGNGDGYNGFGNNGSNFGGGGSYKDFGNYNNQSSNFGPMKGGNFGGRSSGSYGGGGQYFAKPRNQGGYGGSSSSSSYGSGRRF; this is translated from the coding sequence ATGAATGCAAGGCCACACAAGGTGGATGGAAGAGTTGTGGAACCAAAGAGAGCCATCTCAAGAGAAGATTCTCAAAGACCAGGTGCCCACTTAACtgtgaaaaagatatttgttggtggcattaaagaagacactgaagaacatcaccTAAGAGATTATTTTGAACAGTATGGAAAAATTGAAGTGATTGAAATCATGAGTGACCGAGGCAGTGGCAAGAAAAGGGGCTTTGCCTTTGTAACCTTTGATGACCATGACTCCGTGGATAAGATTGTCATTCAGAAATACCATACTGTGAATGGCCACAACTGTGAAGTTACAAAAGCCCTGTCAAAGCAAGAGATGGCTAGTGCTTCATCCAGCCAAAGAGGTCGAAGTGGTTCTGGAAACtttggtggtggttgtggagGTGGTTTCAGTGGGAACGACAACTTTAGTCATGGAGGAAACTTCAGTGGTCATGGTGGCTTTGGTGGCAGCCATGGTGGTGGTGGATATGGTGGCAATGGGGATGGCTATAATGGATTTGGTAATAATGGAAGCAATTTTGGAGGTGGTGGAAGCTACAAGGATTTTGGCAATTACAACAATCAGTCTTCAAATTTTGGACCCATGAAGGGAGGAAATTTTGGAGGAAGAAGCTCTGGCTCCTATGGTGGTGGAGGCCAGTACTTTGCAAAACCACGAAACCAAGGTGGCTATGGCGGttccagcagcagcagtagctatggcagtggcagaagattttaa